The Cellulomonas wangleii genome includes a region encoding these proteins:
- the rny gene encoding ribonuclease Y — MEPGAIATVVGLLGACLVALILVLTARREADDQRRRAVQDVAQIRDDARAMLADAERRERRVADRERELAAERTELAELERRTRSDADALAEARRAGARELDKAERVAARTLADADRAANERLADARAQARAELESVSGLTQDEALTELTRRITAQAVDAAAAQVRRTEAQARRTADARARRIVATAVQRVAVPTSAQPVVTILPLPSDEMKGRIIGKEGRNIRHFEALTGVNVLVDETPDTVVLSCFDAERREVAQVALEALMADGRIHPQRIEAAYAEALAGADDRHDAAGHDAVERAGIDHLHADLVRTMGRLRLRSSYGQNVLEHLVESAQIAAAIAAEVGADVAVARRAAFLHDVGKALTGEVAGTHAAVGADLARRLGESDAVVNAIAAHHDEVPPATVEAVLVQAADAVSAARPGARRQEIDQYVERMGELESLVAAHQGVRRVLAMAAGREVRVVVEPDEVDDRALPQLASAIAKHIEADLTYPGEIRVTVVRELRASATAG, encoded by the coding sequence GTGGAGCCGGGTGCGATCGCCACCGTGGTGGGTCTGCTGGGGGCGTGCCTCGTCGCACTCATCCTCGTCCTCACGGCACGTCGGGAGGCCGACGACCAGCGTCGTCGGGCCGTGCAGGACGTCGCGCAGATCCGCGACGACGCGCGCGCGATGCTGGCCGACGCCGAGCGCCGGGAGCGTCGCGTCGCGGACAGGGAGCGGGAGCTCGCCGCCGAGCGCACGGAGCTCGCCGAGCTCGAGCGCCGCACCCGCAGCGACGCGGACGCCCTGGCGGAGGCGCGCCGGGCGGGGGCGCGCGAGCTCGACAAGGCGGAGCGGGTCGCGGCCCGCACGCTGGCGGACGCGGACCGGGCGGCCAACGAGCGGCTCGCGGACGCCCGGGCGCAGGCCCGCGCCGAGCTCGAGTCCGTGAGCGGCCTGACGCAGGACGAGGCGCTCACCGAGCTGACGCGCCGGATCACGGCCCAGGCGGTCGACGCCGCGGCGGCGCAGGTGCGCCGCACCGAGGCGCAGGCGCGGCGCACGGCGGACGCCCGCGCGCGGCGGATCGTCGCGACCGCCGTGCAGCGGGTCGCCGTGCCCACGAGCGCACAGCCCGTCGTCACGATCCTGCCGCTGCCGTCGGACGAGATGAAGGGCCGCATCATCGGCAAGGAGGGCCGCAACATCCGGCACTTCGAGGCCCTGACCGGCGTGAACGTCCTGGTGGACGAGACCCCGGACACCGTGGTGCTCTCCTGCTTCGACGCGGAGCGCCGGGAGGTCGCCCAGGTGGCCCTCGAGGCCCTGATGGCGGACGGCCGGATCCATCCGCAGCGCATCGAGGCCGCCTACGCCGAGGCGCTGGCCGGCGCCGACGACAGGCACGACGCGGCCGGCCACGACGCGGTCGAGCGCGCCGGGATCGACCACCTGCACGCCGACCTCGTGCGGACGATGGGCCGGCTGCGGCTGCGGTCGTCGTACGGGCAGAACGTGCTGGAGCACCTCGTCGAGAGCGCTCAGATCGCGGCGGCCATCGCAGCCGAGGTGGGCGCGGACGTCGCGGTCGCCCGACGCGCGGCGTTCCTTCACGACGTGGGCAAGGCGCTGACCGGTGAGGTCGCGGGGACGCACGCCGCGGTGGGCGCGGACCTGGCGCGGCGGCTGGGGGAGTCCGACGCCGTGGTCAACGCGATCGCCGCGCACCACGACGAGGTGCCCCCGGCGACGGTCGAGGCGGTGCTGGTGCAGGCCGCCGACGCGGTCTCCGCGGCCCGTCCGGGTGCCCGCCGGCAGGAGATCGACCAGTACGTCGAGCGCATGGGGGAGCTGGAGTCCCTCGTCGCGGCGCACCAGGGCGTGCGCCGCGTGCTCGCCATGGCCGCCGGTCGGGAGGTGCGCGTCGTCGTCGAGCCCGACGAGGTGGACGACCGCGCGCTGCCCCAGCTCGCCTCGGCCATCGCCAAGCACATCGAGGCGGACCTGACGTACCCGGGGGAGATCCGGGTGACGGTCGTGCGCGAGCTGCGCGCGAGCGCCACCGCGGGCTGA
- a CDS encoding amino acid ABC transporter permease has product MDEGYLDQFLSLFDEFDVLAAFWVNIQLTLYAAVIALVIGTLLAVMRISPVPSLRWAGATYVTLLRNTPLTIIIVFCVLGLWGQLGLTLSTDFQTNFFRLAVLGLAVYHAAFVCEALRSGVNTVPVGQAEAARAIGLGFWSAARLVILPQAFRGAVAPLGNVLIALLKNSTVAAAGSVAETSGLMRTMIEFRPDVILAIFLTFAIGYVALVVPIGLATTTLSRRLAVAR; this is encoded by the coding sequence GTGGACGAGGGGTACCTCGACCAGTTCCTGTCCCTGTTCGACGAGTTCGACGTGCTCGCGGCGTTCTGGGTGAACATCCAGCTCACGCTCTACGCCGCCGTCATCGCGCTGGTCATCGGCACGCTCCTGGCGGTCATGCGGATCTCCCCCGTGCCGAGCCTGCGGTGGGCGGGCGCCACGTACGTGACGCTGCTGCGCAACACGCCGCTGACGATCATCATCGTGTTCTGCGTGCTCGGCCTGTGGGGGCAGCTCGGCCTGACGCTGTCGACCGACTTCCAGACCAACTTCTTCCGCCTCGCCGTGCTGGGCCTGGCGGTCTACCACGCGGCGTTCGTGTGCGAGGCGCTGAGGTCCGGGGTCAACACCGTGCCCGTCGGGCAGGCGGAGGCCGCCCGTGCCATCGGCCTGGGGTTCTGGTCGGCCGCTCGGCTGGTCATCCTGCCCCAGGCGTTCCGCGGCGCGGTCGCACCGCTGGGCAACGTCCTGATCGCGCTGCTGAAGAACTCCACCGTCGCCGCCGCCGGCTCGGTGGCCGAGACCTCAGGACTCATGCGGACCATGATCGAGTTCCGACCCGACGTCATCCTCGCGATCTTCCTCACCTTCGCCATCGGCTACGTCGCCCTCGTCGTCCCCATCGGGCTCGCGACCACCACGCTGTCGCGGCGGCTGGCGGTGGCCCGGTGA
- a CDS encoding alkaline phosphatase family protein — MTGPAAEGAGDRPAPAGRARWLPRTGDLLDALFALAVTALGLGIAIALVDGITAVTPWGVLLVALAVGVGDLALRAPLRLLAGVAGAGGALVTGLAAQVLVVWAALLVAPGVEVRSGWSVLWVLLVTAAVMAAGRWLWGSSDNAYVVADVVRRARRRGDARGAPAGAARPPGLLVVQLDGVGAPVLEQAMDAGLVPTLQRWVDSGSHRLTTWWSAVPSTTPAAQAGLLHGAADAIPAFRWWDRGLGRLVVTNHPADAAVVEERMSDGTGLLSGGGTAVATMFSGDAASSYLVMSRSRRHGLGPGPGYVRFFARPFVLARAVAGTAGEIVKELYQARRQAVYDVRPRVSRGGWYVLLRAVSNVLLRDLATSLVAEALVRGDPTVYVDLVDYDEVAHHAGPTRPEALRSLEGLDQVVRILDEVAPLAPRRYDVVVLSDHGQTLGATFEQVEGRSLLETVRALMAEPDLEGVESADGEGWGPLNTLLTSVLGRPTDPVVLGPDAGADRHRGRVREDGVPRVREHGRAARSTADAGGAVPDVVVVGSGNLGLVWFPEAPERLLLEDLEERWPGLVAGLAARPAVGVVVVDSRTRGLVAVGDAGLRLLEADGDVVEGVDPLAAYPSRARADLARAARLPHTGDLLLVSTVGPRDQVHAFEGQVGSHGGLGGAQNLAFLLHPADLGVDDARCEDVDGHRMLVGADAVHAQLVAWLDERGLRPRQVATGRPTTAERA; from the coding sequence ATGACCGGGCCCGCGGCGGAGGGCGCGGGCGACCGCCCCGCGCCGGCGGGCCGCGCGCGGTGGCTGCCCCGCACCGGCGACCTCCTCGACGCGCTGTTCGCGCTCGCCGTGACGGCGCTCGGGCTCGGGATCGCGATCGCCCTGGTGGACGGGATCACCGCCGTCACGCCCTGGGGCGTGCTGCTGGTCGCGCTCGCGGTGGGCGTCGGCGACCTCGCGCTCCGCGCCCCGCTGCGGCTGCTGGCCGGGGTGGCGGGTGCCGGCGGTGCCCTCGTCACGGGCCTGGCGGCGCAGGTCCTGGTCGTGTGGGCGGCGCTGCTGGTCGCGCCGGGCGTCGAGGTGCGTTCGGGGTGGTCGGTGCTGTGGGTCCTGCTCGTCACCGCGGCCGTCATGGCCGCGGGGCGGTGGCTGTGGGGGTCGAGCGACAACGCGTACGTCGTGGCCGACGTGGTGCGTCGGGCGCGGCGCCGCGGCGACGCGCGGGGCGCCCCGGCCGGTGCGGCGCGGCCGCCCGGGCTGCTCGTCGTGCAGCTGGACGGCGTGGGTGCACCCGTCCTGGAGCAGGCCATGGACGCCGGGCTGGTCCCGACCCTGCAGCGCTGGGTCGACTCCGGGAGCCACCGGCTGACCACCTGGTGGTCGGCCGTCCCCAGCACGACGCCCGCGGCGCAGGCAGGCCTGCTGCACGGGGCCGCCGACGCGATCCCGGCGTTCCGCTGGTGGGACCGCGGCCTGGGCCGGCTGGTCGTGACCAACCATCCCGCCGACGCGGCCGTCGTCGAGGAGCGGATGAGCGACGGGACGGGGCTGCTGTCGGGCGGGGGCACGGCGGTCGCGACCATGTTCTCGGGCGACGCGGCGTCGTCGTACCTGGTGATGAGCCGCAGCCGGCGTCACGGGCTGGGCCCCGGTCCCGGGTACGTGCGCTTCTTCGCCCGCCCGTTCGTGCTGGCCCGCGCCGTGGCCGGCACCGCGGGCGAGATCGTCAAGGAGCTCTACCAGGCCCGTCGGCAGGCGGTGTACGACGTCCGCCCGCGGGTGTCCCGGGGCGGCTGGTACGTGCTGCTGCGCGCGGTGTCCAACGTGCTGCTGCGCGACCTGGCCACGTCGCTCGTCGCGGAGGCGCTGGTGCGCGGCGACCCGACGGTCTACGTCGACCTGGTCGACTACGACGAGGTCGCGCACCACGCCGGCCCCACACGCCCCGAGGCGCTGCGCTCGCTCGAGGGCCTCGACCAGGTCGTGCGGATCCTCGACGAGGTGGCGCCCCTGGCGCCCCGCCGGTACGACGTGGTCGTGCTCTCCGACCACGGCCAGACACTCGGGGCGACGTTCGAGCAGGTGGAGGGCCGGTCCCTGCTGGAGACCGTCCGGGCCCTGATGGCCGAGCCCGACCTCGAGGGCGTCGAGAGCGCCGACGGCGAGGGCTGGGGTCCGCTCAACACGCTGCTGACCAGCGTGCTCGGGCGGCCGACCGACCCCGTCGTGCTCGGCCCGGACGCCGGCGCCGACCGGCACCGGGGGCGGGTGCGCGAGGACGGCGTCCCGCGCGTGCGGGAGCACGGCCGGGCCGCGCGCTCGACCGCCGACGCCGGTGGGGCCGTGCCCGACGTGGTCGTGGTGGGTTCGGGCAACCTCGGGCTCGTGTGGTTCCCCGAGGCGCCCGAGCGACTGCTGCTGGAGGACCTGGAGGAGCGGTGGCCAGGCCTGGTGGCCGGGCTGGCGGCGCGACCCGCCGTCGGCGTCGTCGTCGTCGACTCCCGGACGCGCGGGCTCGTCGCGGTCGGTGACGCGGGCCTGCGCCTGCTGGAGGCCGACGGCGACGTGGTCGAGGGCGTGGACCCGTTGGCCGCGTACCCGTCGCGCGCCCGGGCGGACCTCGCGCGCGCCGCGCGGCTGCCGCACACCGGCGACCTGCTGCTGGTCTCCACCGTGGGTCCGCGGGACCAGGTCCACGCGTTCGAGGGCCAGGTCGGGTCGCACGGCGGCCTGGGTGGCGCGCAGAACCTCGCGTTCCTGCTGCACCCGGCGGACCTGGGGGTCGACGACGCGCGGTGCGAGGACGTCGACGGGCACCGCATGCTGGTCGGCGCGGACGCGGTGCACGCACAGCTGGTCGCGTGGCTCGACGAGCGCGGTCTGCGACCGCGCCAGGTCGCGACGGGGCGGCCCACCACGGCGGAGCGCGCATGA
- a CDS encoding amino acid ABC transporter permease, translating to MSGLVLFDVPGPRTRRRMRMVNAVAAVVVAGVAAWALVLLERKGQLAPALWQPFLEAGTWSDYLLPGLRDTLRAAGLAIVASALFGLVFGLGRLAGSRVVRWVCGTVVEFFRAVPVLLMMVFFNTGISQLRLVEPRDVPLLAVVLGLTLYNGSVFAELVRSGVHSLPNGQREAALAVGLRPAQSLRLVEVPQALIAMLPAIASQLVVILKDTALGAIITYPELLDAARRFGSGNGNILQSLLVVAVVFIIINYLLTTLAERLASRVDRLTAGAAKAEAPTLAAGTTS from the coding sequence GTGAGCGGCCTCGTCCTGTTCGACGTCCCGGGACCGCGCACGCGGCGACGGATGCGCATGGTCAACGCCGTGGCCGCCGTCGTGGTCGCCGGGGTCGCGGCGTGGGCCCTCGTGCTGCTGGAGCGCAAGGGGCAGCTCGCACCCGCGCTGTGGCAGCCCTTCCTCGAGGCCGGCACCTGGTCGGACTACCTGCTGCCCGGGCTGCGCGACACGCTGCGGGCCGCCGGGCTCGCCATCGTCGCGTCGGCGCTGTTCGGGCTCGTGTTCGGGCTCGGCAGGCTGGCGGGCTCCCGCGTCGTGCGATGGGTCTGCGGCACCGTCGTCGAGTTCTTCCGGGCGGTCCCCGTGCTGCTCATGATGGTCTTCTTCAACACGGGCATCTCCCAGCTGCGGCTCGTCGAGCCCCGGGACGTCCCCCTGCTGGCCGTCGTGCTGGGCCTCACGCTGTACAACGGGTCGGTGTTCGCCGAGCTGGTGCGCTCCGGCGTCCACAGCCTGCCGAACGGGCAGCGCGAGGCGGCCCTGGCCGTCGGGCTGCGGCCGGCGCAGTCCCTGCGTCTCGTGGAGGTCCCGCAGGCGCTCATCGCGATGCTCCCGGCGATCGCCAGCCAGCTCGTCGTCATCCTCAAGGACACGGCGCTGGGCGCGATCATCACCTACCCCGAGCTGCTCGACGCCGCGCGCCGCTTCGGCTCCGGGAACGGCAACATCCTGCAGTCGCTGCTGGTCGTGGCCGTCGTCTTCATCATCATCAACTACCTGCTGACGACGCTCGCGGAGCGGCTCGCGTCCCGCGTGGACCGGCTCACCGCCGGGGCCGCGAAGGCCGAGGCACCCACGCTGGCGGCGGGCACCACGAGCTGA
- a CDS encoding DUF3046 domain-containing protein, producing MRHRELAGLVDDVLGPVQGRLLLGEMVLGELGGRTGAAALADGVEPRVVWRALCDALGVPESDRWGRDQHRQAPPRQAGR from the coding sequence GTGAGGCATCGCGAGCTGGCCGGTCTGGTGGACGACGTGCTCGGCCCTGTCCAGGGCCGGCTGCTGCTCGGCGAGATGGTCCTGGGCGAGCTGGGCGGCCGGACCGGGGCCGCCGCCCTCGCCGACGGGGTCGAGCCGCGCGTCGTGTGGCGCGCGCTGTGCGACGCCCTCGGCGTCCCCGAGTCGGACCGGTGGGGCAGGGACCAGCACCGCCAGGCGCCACCGCGGCAGGCGGGGCGCTGA
- a CDS encoding regulatory protein RecX, with translation MTGATGRSAARRRGRPATEPPPDGAAAQDLEPDPESVARSIVLRRLAAAAQSRGQLADALARRDVPLDVATRVLDRFTEVGLIDDAEYARMFVRSRHAERGLSRRALGVELRRKGIDDETAAAALQDLDDEDEEQAARELVRRRLRSTAGLEAQVRVRRTYGALGRKGYAPGLVARLVREELAAEGLADDDMASTPPDD, from the coding sequence GTGACGGGTGCCACCGGCCGGTCCGCGGCGCGTCGCCGCGGCCGGCCGGCGACCGAGCCGCCGCCGGACGGCGCCGCGGCGCAGGACCTGGAGCCCGACCCCGAGTCGGTCGCCCGCAGCATCGTCCTGCGCAGACTGGCCGCCGCCGCGCAGTCGCGGGGGCAGCTGGCCGACGCGCTCGCACGGCGTGACGTGCCGCTCGACGTCGCGACCCGCGTGCTCGACCGCTTCACCGAGGTCGGTCTGATCGACGACGCGGAGTACGCGCGCATGTTCGTGCGGTCGCGGCATGCGGAGCGTGGTCTGTCGCGTCGGGCGCTCGGCGTCGAGCTGCGCCGCAAGGGCATCGACGACGAGACCGCCGCAGCCGCGCTGCAGGATCTCGACGACGAGGACGAGGAGCAGGCTGCACGCGAGCTCGTGCGCCGGCGCCTGCGGTCCACGGCCGGCCTCGAGGCGCAGGTCCGCGTCCGGCGCACCTACGGTGCGCTCGGCCGCAAGGGATACGCCCCGGGCCTGGTCGCCCGGCTCGTGCGCGAGGAGCTGGCGGCCGAGGGGCTCGCTGACGACGACATGGCGAGCACCCCGCCCGACGACTGA
- a CDS encoding DEAD/DEAH box helicase, with product MSTSVEPEIGHPARALVDRSVALADRARGVIDHLDAAVLQVADAVARDRERRVLAELALVPVTRLGDATDRNLRLGRLEDAGYRVAADLVGVPAAVLEQVPGVGPRTARATAAAVEQLADAVREVTAPRLRLDRADGAPDVLATTRLLALLARTLRLEPLVGPHRRELTDHVRTVDACAPAAAVARHRLRYALARRPTKQAAVRALRLLADADHWAEHSGLPALVDRLQAACAEPDPPQAALWDDVETRPATYTTELLRLVPHAVDVAVERGLLAAELAAQVADHPLDTTGLRVRLRGYQDFGARFLLHQGRALLGDEMGLGKTVQAVAAMAHVAAQGATHLLVVCPASVLVTWQREIERHSTLTVVRVHGRDAAAAGERWRREGGVAVATFGSLHHVPPLDAPDRVPATGTEGRPEPADGTGTWSVGGAPLGMLVVDEAHLVKNPRAARSRAVAAWAGRTFRVALLTGTPMENRVGDFVALVRLVQPDLADGLPRHLGAAGRDAFRRAVAPVYLRRDRDDVLVELPALTVVDEWEELTPEGRRRYRDAVARGDLMGMRRAASVHAGHPTSGKLGRLLEVVADARAHGRRVVVFSWFREVLDVVAQALVTHGGATVLGPLTGDVPPHRRQELVDELARLDPAAGAVLVAQVQAGGVGLNLQCASVAVLCEPQLTPATEAQAFARLHRMGQLRPVTAHRLLAEGTVDERLVALLAEKSREFDLYVRDSLLAEQTVRAVDVTEPELARDLVAWEQAQWGNGPLWDELADPATR from the coding sequence GTGTCCACGTCCGTCGAGCCCGAGATCGGGCACCCGGCGCGCGCACTGGTCGACCGGAGCGTGGCGCTCGCCGACCGGGCGCGGGGCGTCATCGACCACCTCGACGCGGCCGTCCTGCAGGTCGCGGACGCCGTGGCGCGCGACCGCGAGCGACGGGTGCTCGCCGAGCTGGCGCTCGTCCCGGTCACCCGCCTCGGCGACGCCACCGACCGCAACCTGCGCCTCGGTCGGCTGGAGGACGCGGGCTACCGCGTCGCGGCGGACCTCGTCGGGGTCCCCGCCGCCGTCCTGGAGCAGGTCCCGGGCGTCGGGCCGCGCACCGCGCGGGCGACCGCGGCGGCCGTCGAGCAGCTCGCCGACGCGGTGCGGGAGGTGACGGCTCCGCGGCTGCGGCTCGACCGCGCCGACGGCGCCCCCGACGTGCTCGCCACCACCCGGCTGCTCGCCCTGCTGGCCCGGACGCTGCGCCTCGAGCCGCTCGTCGGTCCGCACCGCCGGGAGCTCACGGACCACGTGCGCACGGTCGACGCGTGCGCACCGGCGGCAGCCGTCGCCCGGCACCGGCTGCGGTACGCGCTGGCCCGGCGCCCGACCAAGCAGGCGGCCGTGCGGGCGCTGCGCCTGCTCGCCGACGCGGACCACTGGGCGGAGCACTCGGGGCTCCCCGCGCTCGTCGACAGGTTGCAGGCCGCCTGTGCCGAGCCCGACCCGCCGCAGGCGGCGCTCTGGGACGACGTCGAGACGCGGCCCGCCACGTACACCACGGAGCTGCTGCGGCTGGTCCCGCACGCCGTCGACGTCGCCGTCGAGCGTGGGCTGCTCGCCGCCGAGCTGGCGGCCCAGGTCGCGGACCACCCCCTCGACACCACGGGGCTGCGGGTCCGGCTGCGCGGCTACCAGGACTTCGGGGCGCGGTTCCTGCTGCACCAGGGGCGTGCGCTGCTCGGCGACGAGATGGGCCTGGGCAAGACCGTCCAGGCCGTCGCGGCCATGGCGCACGTCGCGGCGCAGGGTGCGACCCACCTGCTCGTCGTGTGCCCCGCGAGCGTGCTGGTCACCTGGCAGCGGGAGATCGAGCGGCACTCCACGCTCACCGTGGTCCGTGTGCACGGCCGCGACGCGGCCGCCGCGGGGGAGAGGTGGCGACGCGAGGGCGGTGTCGCGGTGGCCACGTTCGGCTCCCTACACCATGTGCCCCCGCTCGACGCCCCGGATCGCGTCCCGGCCACCGGTACCGAAGGTCGCCCCGAGCCCGCCGACGGCACGGGCACGTGGTCCGTCGGCGGCGCCCCGCTCGGCATGCTCGTCGTCGACGAGGCGCACCTCGTCAAGAACCCCCGGGCGGCGCGGTCCCGCGCGGTCGCGGCGTGGGCGGGGCGCACCTTCCGCGTCGCGCTGCTCACGGGCACCCCGATGGAGAACCGCGTCGGGGACTTCGTCGCGCTCGTCCGCCTGGTCCAGCCCGACCTCGCGGACGGTCTGCCGCGCCACCTGGGTGCTGCGGGCAGGGACGCGTTCCGGCGGGCCGTCGCGCCGGTCTACCTGCGCCGGGACCGGGACGACGTGCTGGTCGAGCTCCCGGCGCTCACCGTGGTGGACGAGTGGGAGGAGCTGACACCCGAGGGGCGGCGCCGGTACCGCGACGCCGTGGCTCGCGGGGACCTCATGGGGATGCGGCGCGCCGCGTCCGTCCACGCGGGCCACCCGACGTCCGGGAAGCTGGGCCGGCTCCTGGAGGTCGTCGCCGACGCGCGGGCGCACGGCCGTCGGGTGGTGGTCTTCTCCTGGTTCCGCGAGGTGCTGGACGTCGTGGCGCAGGCGCTGGTCACCCACGGCGGCGCGACCGTGCTCGGCCCGCTCACGGGTGACGTGCCACCGCACCGCCGCCAGGAGCTGGTCGACGAGCTGGCGCGGCTCGACCCCGCCGCCGGTGCGGTGCTCGTCGCGCAGGTGCAGGCCGGCGGCGTCGGTCTCAACCTGCAGTGCGCATCCGTCGCGGTGCTCTGCGAGCCGCAGCTGACGCCCGCGACCGAGGCCCAGGCGTTCGCCCGGCTGCACCGCATGGGCCAGCTGCGCCCGGTGACCGCGCACCGGCTGCTGGCCGAGGGCACGGTCGACGAGCGGCTGGTCGCGCTGCTGGCCGAGAAGTCCCGCGAGTTCGACCTCTACGTGCGCGACTCCCTGCTGGCCGAGCAGACCGTCCGAGCCGTCGACGTCACGGAGCCCGAGCTGGCACGGGACCTGGTCGCGTGGGAGCAGGCGCAGTGGGGGAACGGCCCGCTGTGGGACGAGCTCGCCGACCCGGCGACCCGCTGA
- the recA gene encoding recombinase RecA produces MPAAPDRSKALEAALSQIDRQFGKGSVMRLGDETRAPVEVIPTGSIALDIALGIGGLPRGRVVEVYGPESSGKTTVALHAVANAQKAGGIAAFIDAEHALDPEYAKKLGVDTDALLVSQPDTGEQALEIMDTLIRSGAIDIIVIDSVAALVPKAEIEGEMGDSHVGLQARLMSQALRKITGALNSSGTTAIFINQLREKIGVFFGSPETTTGGKALKFYASVRLDIRRIETLKEGTEAVGNRTRVKVVKNKMAPPFKQAEFDILYGVGISREGSLIDMGVEHGFVRKSGAWFTYDGDQLGQGKENARKFLRDNPDLANELDKKIKEKLGIGAKVDAPADAPVPVDF; encoded by the coding sequence ATGCCCGCTGCTCCTGACCGTTCCAAGGCCCTCGAGGCCGCCCTCAGCCAGATCGACCGCCAGTTCGGCAAGGGCTCGGTCATGCGCCTCGGTGACGAGACCCGGGCTCCCGTCGAGGTCATCCCGACCGGTTCGATCGCGCTGGACATCGCGCTCGGCATCGGCGGGCTGCCCCGTGGGCGCGTCGTCGAGGTGTACGGGCCGGAGTCCTCCGGCAAGACCACCGTCGCGCTGCACGCCGTCGCCAACGCCCAGAAGGCCGGTGGCATCGCCGCGTTCATCGACGCCGAGCACGCGCTCGACCCCGAGTACGCGAAGAAGCTGGGCGTCGACACCGACGCGCTGCTCGTGTCGCAGCCGGACACCGGGGAGCAGGCGCTCGAGATCATGGACACCCTGATCCGCTCGGGCGCGATCGACATCATCGTCATCGACTCCGTCGCCGCTCTCGTGCCGAAGGCGGAGATCGAGGGCGAGATGGGCGACTCGCACGTCGGTCTGCAGGCGCGGCTGATGTCGCAGGCGCTGCGCAAGATCACCGGTGCCCTCAACTCGTCCGGCACCACGGCGATCTTCATCAACCAGCTGCGCGAGAAGATCGGCGTGTTCTTCGGCAGCCCCGAGACCACCACGGGTGGCAAGGCGCTCAAGTTCTACGCCTCGGTCCGCCTGGACATCCGGCGCATCGAGACCCTCAAGGAGGGCACCGAGGCGGTCGGCAACCGCACGCGCGTCAAGGTCGTGAAGAACAAGATGGCGCCGCCGTTCAAGCAGGCCGAGTTCGACATCCTGTACGGCGTCGGGATCTCCCGCGAGGGCTCGCTCATCGACATGGGCGTGGAGCACGGCTTCGTCCGCAAGTCGGGTGCGTGGTTCACGTACGACGGCGACCAGCTGGGCCAGGGCAAGGAGAACGCGCGCAAGTTCCTGCGCGACAACCCCGACCTGGCCAACGAGCTGGACAAGAAGATCAAGGAGAAGCTCGGCATCGGTGCCAAGGTCGACGCCCCGGCCGACGCGCCGGTCCCGGTCGACTTCTGA
- a CDS encoding MBL fold metallo-hydrolase, whose translation MSVRARWLGHATVVLDVGGVRLVTDPLLLPHAGLLRRRGAAPRRADWRGAAAVLLSHLHHDHAELASLRMLGSVPVLAAPSSAHWLSTHGVDGVGLPEGRWRTVAGDVRVRTVPAEHGHRPMPHRPNAATGFVVRGGGVTVWFAGDTGPFPGLARVPELAGAPVDLALVPVGGWGPRLSGGHLDPVEAARVCALVGARVAVPVHWGTLHAPAGRRLPPGWMDRGGRAFEAAVRRVAPGVRPCVLAPGGAVVVDPVPGPAAP comes from the coding sequence ATGAGCGTGCGGGCGCGCTGGCTGGGGCACGCGACGGTCGTGCTCGACGTCGGCGGCGTGCGGCTCGTCACGGATCCCCTGCTGCTGCCGCACGCCGGGCTGCTGCGCCGCCGCGGGGCCGCCCCGCGGCGGGCCGACTGGCGCGGCGCGGCCGCCGTGCTCCTGTCGCACCTGCACCACGACCACGCCGAGCTCGCGTCGCTGCGCATGCTGGGGTCGGTGCCCGTGCTCGCCGCGCCCTCGAGCGCCCACTGGCTCAGCACGCACGGTGTGGACGGCGTCGGGTTGCCCGAGGGCCGGTGGCGGACCGTCGCGGGCGACGTGCGGGTGCGCACGGTCCCGGCCGAGCACGGTCACCGCCCCATGCCGCACCGGCCGAACGCCGCGACCGGGTTCGTCGTGCGCGGTGGCGGGGTGACGGTGTGGTTCGCCGGGGACACCGGACCGTTCCCGGGGCTGGCACGCGTCCCGGAGCTCGCCGGCGCGCCCGTGGACCTCGCGCTCGTCCCGGTCGGCGGGTGGGGTCCGCGGCTGTCGGGGGGCCACCTCGACCCCGTGGAGGCGGCCCGGGTGTGCGCCCTGGTGGGGGCCCGGGTCGCGGTGCCCGTGCACTGGGGCACGCTGCACGCCCCCGCCGGCCGCCGGCTGCCGCCGGGGTGGATGGACCGGGGCGGGCGGGCGTTCGAGGCGGCGGTGCGCCGGGTGGCGCCGGGCGTGCGGCCGTGCGTGCTCGCGCCCGGCGGGGCCGTGGTGGTCGACCCGGTGCCGGGACCCGCCGCGCCGTGA